One segment of Vibrio mimicus DNA contains the following:
- a CDS encoding glycoside hydrolase family 19 protein: MKEKYHLNKLTLCLFAGSLVSTNVYAANETAPPRNGIPTVDAIAKYNEDISVVRNFSQAASEREQYPNWLQLPVFELSRAYEQAGVTVRFTDGQRWGVFSNKWWIQNENPSFTDSNNGAWELLAETDSNGYYLPESVTVNIWDASFSYSEGEKVKHTINGQELYFQAKYWTRGNEPVLTVTEGGNAQEWETPWKKIDDATVVPPPVNPEPPIEPPINPEPPVEPPIEPPVNPEPPVTPEPELPSDFWNETTAYSAGDKVKHNIAGVDRLFEARYWTQGDKPVLTISGGGTIQDWETPWKTIDNIEPPVNPEPPIDPEPPVDPEPPVTPEPQPPIELPAEGYEFLRELTDAHWNWFFPMRSGRYNPDGGTRNAPPFALADGSTDTFTLNAFKSAVLEYNTWAKKQGYKQFLNEGTKSQQALEFTTFWAKSARETSGSWENAPAPWIVNDKDAGIVWKGALYWVEEVGYTTNPDGTSPAINYVDHASTAYPPVEGRSYYGRGVIQLSWNYNYGAFSYWLYDNGMMRDLITERNTLLKRPDYVASNGALSILSGIWFWMTPQGAKPASHDVMLGNITHVSTSSQELGLPQRNDGQSIITAEGESYDEAVISYRLGTVINIVNGGLECNKAAAWHTGPTQRVSYYNAFAKYMNANVTGIDIPTIQDAVNVWSTKVNDQSPENLKTSTCYSQKSYYGW; the protein is encoded by the coding sequence ATGAAAGAAAAATACCATTTAAATAAATTAACGCTATGCCTTTTCGCTGGCAGTCTTGTCTCGACGAATGTTTATGCCGCCAATGAAACTGCGCCTCCACGAAATGGGATTCCTACTGTTGATGCCATAGCCAAATACAATGAGGATATTTCCGTTGTTCGTAATTTTTCGCAAGCTGCCTCAGAAAGAGAACAGTATCCTAATTGGTTACAATTACCCGTCTTTGAATTAAGCCGAGCTTATGAACAAGCGGGAGTTACCGTTCGATTCACGGATGGCCAACGTTGGGGGGTATTTTCCAATAAATGGTGGATACAAAACGAAAATCCTAGCTTCACAGACAGTAACAATGGTGCTTGGGAACTGCTTGCCGAAACAGATAGTAATGGCTATTACCTTCCTGAATCTGTAACCGTCAACATTTGGGATGCCTCTTTTAGTTATAGTGAAGGTGAAAAGGTTAAACACACAATCAATGGCCAAGAACTGTATTTCCAAGCTAAATACTGGACCCGTGGCAATGAACCTGTGTTAACTGTGACGGAGGGTGGAAATGCTCAAGAGTGGGAAACTCCATGGAAAAAAATCGACGATGCGACTGTTGTTCCACCACCAGTAAACCCTGAACCACCTATCGAGCCGCCCATTAACCCAGAGCCTCCGGTTGAACCGCCTATCGAGCCCCCTGTTAACCCAGAACCACCTGTAACGCCAGAACCTGAACTGCCAAGTGACTTTTGGAATGAAACCACCGCTTATAGCGCTGGCGATAAGGTCAAACATAACATCGCTGGCGTTGACCGACTCTTTGAAGCCAGATATTGGACTCAAGGTGACAAACCGGTTTTAACCATTTCCGGTGGTGGAACAATTCAGGATTGGGAGACGCCTTGGAAAACCATTGACAACATTGAACCACCAGTAAACCCAGAACCACCAATCGACCCAGAACCACCTGTAGATCCTGAACCACCAGTAACTCCAGAACCTCAACCACCGATTGAGCTGCCTGCGGAAGGCTACGAGTTCTTACGTGAACTTACAGATGCACACTGGAACTGGTTCTTCCCTATGCGCTCTGGGCGCTATAACCCTGATGGCGGTACACGAAATGCACCTCCATTCGCTCTTGCTGATGGTTCAACGGACACGTTTACCCTGAATGCCTTTAAAAGCGCAGTGCTCGAATACAATACTTGGGCCAAGAAGCAGGGCTACAAGCAATTCTTGAATGAAGGCACTAAGTCCCAGCAAGCTTTGGAATTTACGACCTTCTGGGCTAAGTCGGCTCGTGAAACTTCAGGTTCATGGGAAAATGCGCCTGCGCCATGGATTGTAAATGATAAAGATGCAGGCATTGTCTGGAAGGGTGCTTTGTACTGGGTTGAGGAAGTGGGTTACACCACAAACCCAGATGGTACAAGCCCAGCCATAAACTATGTTGACCACGCTTCTACCGCTTATCCGCCGGTAGAAGGCCGTTCTTATTATGGACGTGGCGTAATCCAACTTTCATGGAACTATAACTATGGGGCCTTTAGCTACTGGTTATATGACAACGGTATGATGAGAGATCTCATCACTGAGCGTAATACACTACTGAAACGCCCAGATTATGTGGCAAGTAATGGTGCTTTATCCATTCTCTCTGGCATTTGGTTCTGGATGACCCCACAAGGTGCAAAACCAGCCTCTCATGATGTCATGCTTGGTAATATCACCCATGTTTCCACCTCTAGCCAAGAATTAGGCCTACCACAGCGCAATGATGGCCAAAGCATCATAACTGCTGAAGGGGAGTCTTATGATGAAGCGGTGATTTCATACCGCCTAGGTACGGTCATTAACATTGTTAATGGTGGTTTGGAATGTAACAAAGCGGCGGCTTGGCATACAGGACCAACGCAGCGCGTGTCGTACTACAACGCATTTGCGAAATATATGAACGCGAATGTAACTGGTATTGATATTCCAACAATTCAGGACGCGGTGAATGTTTGGTCAACCAAAGTGAATGATCAAAGTCCAGAGAACCTGAAGACATCAACATGTTACTCTCAGAAAAGTTACTACGGTTGGTAA
- a CDS encoding DUF4250 domain-containing protein, with translation MDLSNIRNIDSVILLGIVNEKLRLECDSLDELISTYEMDIEHLIGKLDVLGYQYDPLTNQFKAYAR, from the coding sequence ATGGATCTGAGCAACATACGAAATATCGATAGCGTCATTTTGCTGGGCATCGTCAATGAAAAACTGCGTTTGGAATGTGACAGTTTGGATGAATTGATCAGCACGTATGAGATGGATATCGAACATTTGATCGGTAAGTTGGATGTGCTGGGTTACCAATATGATCCCCTTACCAATCAATTCAAAGCTTATGCACGTTAA
- the metR gene encoding HTH-type transcriptional regulator MetR, with translation MIELKHLKTLISLRDTGSLTATATSLHLTQSALSHQIKDLEARIGGQLFLRKTRPVRFTAEGEILLRLADDILPKMARAENELASLKEDVNGRLHMAIECHSCFQWLMPALREYQIGWPSVALDFSSGFGFEPLPALLAGELDLVITSDILPRSEVHYEPLFDFEMRLITATNHPLADKAGIEPQDLIDQTMLTYPVQKQRLDVVKHFLQPAGVEPARWKQADNTLMLVQMVSAGLGVAALPNWAISEFSRQGLITSKPLGQGLWRRLFAATRHSEKDKRYLQAFFATARQQCKSHLDGIKMASL, from the coding sequence ATGATAGAGCTGAAACATTTGAAAACGCTGATCTCGCTACGCGATACCGGTTCACTGACTGCCACCGCGACTTCATTGCATCTCACCCAGTCTGCGCTCTCGCATCAGATTAAAGACTTGGAAGCTAGAATTGGCGGGCAGCTTTTTTTACGCAAAACTCGCCCTGTGCGTTTTACCGCAGAAGGCGAAATTCTATTGCGTTTAGCTGACGATATTTTGCCTAAGATGGCGCGAGCAGAAAATGAACTGGCGAGCTTGAAGGAAGATGTGAATGGACGCCTGCACATGGCGATTGAGTGCCATTCCTGCTTTCAATGGTTGATGCCGGCCTTGCGTGAATATCAGATCGGTTGGCCAAGTGTGGCGCTGGATTTTTCTTCTGGTTTTGGCTTTGAACCTCTGCCCGCACTATTAGCGGGGGAATTGGATCTGGTGATCACCTCGGATATTTTGCCGCGCTCAGAAGTGCATTATGAGCCGCTGTTTGATTTTGAAATGCGCCTTATCACCGCCACCAACCATCCATTGGCTGACAAAGCCGGTATTGAGCCCCAAGATTTGATCGATCAAACCATGCTCACCTATCCGGTGCAAAAGCAAAGATTGGATGTGGTGAAGCACTTTTTGCAACCCGCAGGTGTTGAGCCCGCACGCTGGAAGCAAGCCGACAATACGTTAATGCTGGTGCAAATGGTGTCGGCAGGATTAGGCGTCGCGGCACTGCCCAATTGGGCGATCAGCGAGTTTTCACGCCAAGGGCTCATCACCAGTAAACCGTTAGGCCAAGGGTTATGGCGCAGACTATTTGCGGCAACTCGTCACAGTGAAAAGGATAAACGCTACCTGCAAGCCTTTTTCGCAACCGCACGCCAACAATGCAAAAGCCACCTTGATGGGATCAAGATGGCTTCGCTTTAG
- the metE gene encoding 5-methyltetrahydropteroyltriglutamate--homocysteine S-methyltransferase: MTTTHILGYPRIGEKRELKFALEKYWRGGIDQAALKQVGSQIRQQNWALQKEAGLDFVTAGDFAWYDHVLTTTLLLGHVPKRHSHGFPDLDTLFRVGRGQSQNACGCGTGSAASDMTKWFNTNYHYIVPEFSSNDTFNVSWPQLFEEVNEALQAGHDVKPVLLGPISYLYLGKEVEEGFDRLTLLPRLLTAYQAILSKLAKQGVKWVQIDEPVLALELEPRWQDSFKLAYQVIRGDVKLLLTTYFDSVLDTLDKIVELPVDGLHVDISAAPAQLETIVNRLPSDWVLSAGVINGRNVWRADLSSILARLQPVKTLLGERLWVASSCSLLHSPVDLDLEGDLSAETRSWFAFAKQKVTEVALLGRALEGDAAAILACDTYSQPIVARKSSHIVNKASVQTRINNITAALAERSAPYIERAHHQAEVLGLPFLPTTTIGSFPQTSEIRTERSAYRQGKLSEQEYVQALKGHIADAVKRQEALGLDVLVHGEAERNDMVEYFAENLAGFQTTQFGWVQSYGSRCVKPAIVVADIEREKPITVEWSTYAQSLTSKQMKGMLTGPVTILCWTFPREDISRQEIAQQLALALRDEVADLQDAGINIIQIDEPAIREGLPLKKRDHQTYLDWAVQAFKISAGSARPETQIHTHMCYSEFNEIIESVAALDADVITIETSRSNMELLKAFEEFNYPNEIGPGVYDIHSPNIPAQAWIEDLLRKAAEKIPAQRLWVNPDCGLKTRNWPEVEAALTNMVNAAKTLRNEWQA, translated from the coding sequence ATGACAACGACTCACATTCTTGGTTATCCCCGCATTGGCGAAAAACGCGAACTTAAATTTGCTCTTGAAAAATACTGGCGCGGTGGGATTGACCAAGCGGCTTTAAAACAAGTCGGTAGCCAAATTCGCCAACAAAACTGGGCACTGCAAAAAGAAGCAGGATTAGACTTTGTGACCGCGGGTGACTTTGCTTGGTACGACCATGTACTCACTACCACGCTATTACTGGGTCATGTGCCTAAGCGTCACAGTCACGGTTTTCCTGATTTAGATACTTTGTTCCGTGTCGGTCGTGGTCAGTCACAAAATGCCTGTGGTTGTGGAACGGGTAGCGCGGCTTCTGATATGACCAAGTGGTTCAACACTAACTATCACTACATCGTGCCTGAGTTCAGCTCTAACGACACGTTTAATGTGAGTTGGCCACAATTGTTTGAAGAGGTAAATGAAGCTCTGCAAGCGGGTCACGATGTAAAACCTGTGCTGCTTGGCCCAATCAGTTACCTGTATTTAGGTAAAGAAGTGGAAGAAGGGTTTGATCGTTTAACTCTGTTGCCACGTCTATTGACCGCTTACCAAGCGATTCTGAGTAAGCTAGCGAAGCAAGGCGTGAAATGGGTACAAATTGATGAGCCTGTTCTGGCCTTAGAATTAGAACCACGTTGGCAAGATTCATTTAAACTGGCTTATCAAGTGATTCGTGGTGACGTAAAACTGCTGCTGACCACTTACTTTGATTCAGTGCTAGACACTCTCGATAAGATCGTTGAACTGCCGGTTGATGGTTTGCATGTGGATATTTCGGCAGCTCCAGCGCAGCTCGAAACCATTGTGAACCGCTTGCCCTCCGATTGGGTGCTTTCTGCGGGTGTCATCAATGGCCGTAATGTATGGCGTGCCGATTTGAGTTCCATCCTAGCTCGTCTACAACCTGTAAAAACCTTGTTGGGTGAGCGTTTGTGGGTAGCCAGTTCCTGTTCACTGCTGCACAGCCCTGTCGATCTGGATCTGGAAGGCGATCTGAGTGCAGAAACACGCAGCTGGTTTGCGTTTGCTAAGCAGAAAGTGACGGAAGTGGCCTTGCTGGGGCGTGCATTGGAAGGGGATGCAGCGGCCATTTTGGCTTGTGATACCTATAGCCAGCCAATTGTTGCGCGTAAATCTTCTCACATCGTGAACAAGGCATCAGTACAAACGCGCATCAACAATATCACTGCTGCGTTGGCGGAACGTAGTGCCCCTTACATTGAGCGTGCTCATCACCAAGCTGAAGTGTTGGGTCTGCCTTTCTTACCGACCACAACCATCGGCTCTTTCCCACAAACTAGTGAGATCCGTACTGAGCGTAGCGCGTATCGCCAAGGTAAACTGAGCGAGCAAGAGTATGTACAAGCACTGAAAGGCCATATTGCTGATGCGGTGAAACGCCAAGAAGCACTAGGGTTAGATGTACTGGTGCATGGTGAAGCCGAACGTAACGACATGGTGGAATACTTTGCAGAAAACCTCGCCGGTTTCCAAACCACGCAGTTTGGTTGGGTGCAGAGTTACGGTTCACGCTGTGTAAAACCTGCGATAGTGGTGGCGGATATCGAACGTGAAAAACCGATCACGGTGGAGTGGTCAACTTACGCGCAATCTCTGACCTCTAAGCAGATGAAAGGGATGTTGACGGGGCCTGTGACCATTCTATGCTGGACCTTCCCACGTGAAGACATCAGCCGCCAAGAGATTGCTCAGCAGTTAGCGTTGGCACTGCGTGATGAAGTGGCGGACCTGCAAGATGCGGGCATCAATATCATCCAGATCGATGAACCAGCGATTCGTGAAGGTTTACCACTGAAAAAACGCGATCATCAAACGTATTTAGATTGGGCAGTACAAGCGTTTAAGATTTCAGCTGGTAGCGCGCGTCCGGAAACGCAAATTCACACGCATATGTGTTACAGCGAATTCAACGAGATCATCGAATCGGTCGCGGCACTGGATGCAGACGTGATCACGATTGAAACATCACGTTCCAACATGGAATTGCTCAAAGCGTTTGAAGAGTTTAACTACCCGAACGAAATTGGCCCAGGTGTGTACGACATTCACTCGCCTAACATTCCAGCGCAAGCATGGATTGAAGATCTGCTTCGCAAAGCAGCAGAGAAAATTCCAGCACAGCGTTTGTGGGTGAATCCTGACTGTGGTCTGAAGACCCGTAACTGGCCAGAAGTGGAAGCGGCATTAACCAATATGGTGAATGCAGCGAAAACGCTGCGCAATGAATGGCAAGCGTAA
- a CDS encoding GspS/AspS pilotin family protein has translation MKKMVLSSLIAATLLLVGCSSGSMEKQRNLELLAGNRASLLSTELPLEFGPLNILRATANGSSIELMMVYNTDAQNAKPTDQVLKNAVKSFCNSKDIRSNLDVGISYRIKMRNTRGQLMVDQLVTKESCTQG, from the coding sequence ATGAAAAAAATGGTCCTGAGCAGCTTGATTGCCGCCACTTTACTCCTTGTGGGTTGTAGTTCTGGTTCAATGGAAAAACAGCGAAACCTTGAGCTGCTGGCAGGCAATCGAGCGAGTTTGCTCTCCACGGAATTGCCTCTCGAATTTGGCCCTCTGAATATCCTGCGCGCAACAGCGAATGGCAGCAGTATTGAGTTAATGATGGTGTACAACACCGATGCTCAGAATGCCAAGCCCACCGACCAAGTACTTAAAAACGCAGTTAAGAGTTTCTGCAACAGCAAAGATATTCGCTCAAACTTGGATGTAGGGATCAGCTATCGAATCAAAATGCGCAATACGCGTGGTCAGTTGATGGTTGATCAATTGGTCACAAAAGAGAGCTGTACTCAAGGTTAA
- a CDS encoding YciI family protein produces the protein MWYIIFSQDVENSLEKRMSVRPKHLERLQSLQDEGRLLTAGPMPAIDSDNPGQAGFTGSVVIADFASLTEAQAWADADPYVAAGVYANVIVKPFKKVF, from the coding sequence ATGTGGTATATCATCTTTTCTCAGGATGTTGAGAATTCACTAGAAAAACGCATGAGCGTACGCCCAAAACATCTTGAACGTCTACAATCACTACAAGATGAAGGCCGTTTGCTGACGGCGGGGCCCATGCCAGCCATCGATTCTGACAATCCGGGACAAGCCGGCTTTACGGGTTCAGTGGTAATTGCAGACTTCGCATCCCTCACGGAAGCCCAAGCATGGGCGGATGCCGATCCTTATGTCGCGGCGGGTGTTTATGCCAACGTGATTGTTAAACCTTTCAAAAAAGTATTCTGA
- the yciA gene encoding acyl-CoA thioester hydrolase YciA translates to MNQTVNSPKGQLLLRTLAMPADTNANGDIFGGWIMSQLDLAGGILAKEISCGRIVTVSVSSITFKKPVKVGDVVCCYGECTKIGRTSMSINLEVWVKPVKEDGVGERFQVCEATFNYVAIDANGRPRAISSGN, encoded by the coding sequence ATGAATCAAACCGTTAATTCTCCTAAAGGCCAGCTTCTACTGCGCACTTTGGCAATGCCCGCCGACACCAACGCCAATGGCGATATTTTCGGCGGCTGGATCATGTCACAGCTCGACTTAGCGGGTGGCATTCTTGCTAAAGAGATCTCTTGCGGTCGCATCGTCACCGTTTCCGTGTCCAGTATTACTTTTAAAAAACCGGTCAAAGTGGGCGATGTGGTATGTTGCTACGGCGAATGTACTAAGATCGGCCGAACCTCAATGTCCATTAATCTTGAAGTTTGGGTAAAACCGGTCAAAGAAGATGGGGTTGGTGAACGCTTCCAAGTCTGCGAAGCTACATTTAACTACGTGGCAATTGATGCAAATGGTCGCCCAAGAGCGATATCCTCGGGTAACTGA
- a CDS encoding septation protein A, translating into MKQLLDFIPLIIFFALYKFYDIYVATGALIVATAVQVIITYAMYKKVEKMQLITFVMVALFGGMTLALHDDNFIKWKVTIVYIVFALGLTISHLMGKSAIKSMLGKELTLPEAVWSTITWAWVAFFSLCAALNLYIAYHLPLDVWVNFKVFGLLAATLLFTLLTGAYIYKHLPKEQKEKHQ; encoded by the coding sequence ATGAAACAACTGCTCGACTTTATCCCACTCATTATCTTTTTTGCCTTATATAAATTTTATGACATCTACGTGGCAACCGGTGCCTTGATCGTTGCCACGGCGGTGCAAGTGATCATCACTTATGCCATGTACAAAAAAGTAGAAAAAATGCAGCTCATCACCTTTGTGATGGTGGCTCTGTTTGGTGGTATGACACTCGCACTGCACGATGACAACTTCATTAAATGGAAAGTGACCATCGTCTACATCGTTTTTGCTCTAGGCTTAACCATCAGCCATCTTATGGGTAAGTCCGCCATCAAAAGTATGCTAGGCAAAGAACTGACGTTACCCGAAGCGGTATGGTCAACCATCACTTGGGCATGGGTTGCATTTTTCAGCCTTTGCGCCGCACTCAACCTGTACATTGCTTACCACCTCCCTCTCGATGTGTGGGTAAACTTTAAAGTATTTGGATTGCTTGCTGCGACACTGCTCTTTACTCTGCTGACGGGGGCTTACATCTACAAGCACCTTCCCAAAGAGCAAAAAGAGAAACACCAGTAA
- a CDS encoding bifunctional diguanylate cyclase/phosphodiesterase, which produces MLPIDTRQIDIPPSMLESWQQIVDLIADISQCPASLIMRIHEHDIEVFTSSRSAGNPYPPKARDTLGHGLYCETVIRDRHMLNVPNALSDPAWDKNPDIKLGMICYCGLPVFWPDDTPFGTICILDSQERHFDDKVHALLSRFQSAIEGQLETLYHKAELRKLNHELEQKVAERTQTLADLSTKLLKEIEQRTVAEDYVEFHRHFDPLTKLPNRITLTERLQPQLKSIADEQQITLIYFTLRNFKSVNDSYGYQVGDQILSALCQRLSHNLPENWLLARIVGSEFVLTAWHKRSKTETQKVIDRVVQACIQPFNTNNLNITLQCHLGVALAPMDATDSLSFIQRASSAMSLAKKEGIQISFFNLAAQKATEERLQLESHLLHALRLGELAIHFQPIVDLKHHGKIIGAEALLRWHNPHLGNVTPDRFIPLAESNGQIIEIGYFVLHQALKNAAEWCKLTTAPFKIAINISPIQFREHHFVEYLKDLMSLYQLPPGCIELELTEGILLEDEHYAQSALAQLQQQGISISLDDFGTGYSSLSYLQKYSFDTLKIDRSFISQLEYNEPNRELTRAIIAMARKLKMAVIAEGVEKTYQENFVRTEGCSFAQGYLYGKAMPAEEFTQLLR; this is translated from the coding sequence ATGCTGCCGATCGATACTCGACAAATTGATATTCCTCCAAGCATGTTAGAGTCTTGGCAACAGATTGTGGATCTGATTGCCGATATCTCACAGTGCCCTGCATCTCTAATCATGCGTATCCATGAGCATGATATTGAGGTTTTCACCAGTAGCCGTTCGGCAGGCAACCCCTATCCTCCCAAAGCGAGAGACACACTAGGACACGGTTTATATTGTGAGACGGTCATCCGAGATCGGCACATGCTGAATGTTCCCAACGCACTTTCCGATCCAGCATGGGATAAAAATCCCGATATCAAATTGGGCATGATTTGTTACTGTGGTTTACCCGTATTTTGGCCAGACGATACCCCCTTTGGCACCATTTGTATTTTAGATAGCCAAGAAAGGCATTTTGACGACAAAGTTCATGCGCTACTTTCGCGATTTCAGTCTGCGATTGAAGGCCAACTTGAAACTCTCTATCACAAAGCTGAATTACGAAAACTCAATCATGAACTCGAGCAAAAAGTCGCAGAGCGTACCCAAACGCTTGCCGACCTCAGTACCAAACTACTAAAAGAGATCGAGCAGCGCACGGTGGCCGAAGACTATGTGGAATTTCATCGCCACTTTGATCCACTCACTAAGCTACCAAACAGAATCACACTGACAGAGCGGCTACAGCCACAATTAAAGAGCATCGCTGATGAACAACAAATCACGCTAATTTATTTCACTCTACGCAACTTCAAATCCGTCAACGACAGTTATGGCTATCAGGTCGGCGATCAAATTTTATCCGCCTTATGCCAACGCCTAAGCCATAACTTGCCAGAAAACTGGCTGTTAGCCCGAATTGTCGGATCAGAGTTCGTTCTCACCGCTTGGCACAAACGTTCTAAAACGGAAACCCAAAAAGTGATCGATAGGGTTGTACAAGCTTGCATACAGCCTTTCAACACCAACAATTTAAACATCACACTACAATGTCATTTAGGTGTTGCATTGGCTCCAATGGATGCCACTGATTCACTAAGTTTTATTCAGCGAGCAAGTTCGGCGATGAGCTTAGCGAAAAAAGAAGGTATACAAATCTCCTTCTTTAATTTGGCTGCGCAAAAAGCCACTGAAGAGCGACTGCAGTTGGAATCCCATCTCTTACACGCGTTGCGCCTTGGTGAGCTGGCTATCCACTTTCAACCGATCGTTGACTTAAAACACCATGGCAAAATCATTGGGGCAGAAGCCTTACTACGTTGGCATAACCCACATTTGGGTAATGTCACGCCCGATCGCTTTATTCCTTTAGCGGAAAGCAATGGGCAGATCATCGAAATCGGCTATTTTGTACTGCATCAAGCCCTTAAAAACGCAGCTGAATGGTGTAAATTGACCACAGCACCGTTCAAAATCGCGATAAATATCTCTCCTATCCAATTTCGTGAGCACCACTTTGTGGAATACCTGAAAGATTTGATGTCACTGTATCAACTCCCTCCTGGTTGCATTGAACTTGAGCTAACAGAAGGCATTTTGTTGGAAGATGAACACTATGCGCAAAGTGCTTTAGCTCAACTCCAACAGCAAGGAATAAGCATTTCACTCGATGATTTTGGTACCGGTTACTCCTCCTTGAGTTACCTGCAGAAATACTCTTTTGACACTTTAAAAATTGATCGTAGTTTCATCAGTCAACTCGAATACAACGAACCCAACCGAGAATTAACACGCGCTATCATTGCAATGGCACGCAAACTGAAAATGGCAGTCATTGCTGAAGGGGTTGAAAAAACTTACCAAGAAAATTTCGTACGAACCGAAGGATGTAGCTTCGCTCAAGGTTATTTATACGGTAAAGCAATGCCTGCGGAGGAATTTACTCAATTGTTACGCTAG
- a CDS encoding regulatory protein GemA, whose translation MELQRHHCYDLIHIGMRELLEDRMGYYSALNYQQTLYGMTGKSSCLTMSDDELTSTLEALKNEGYLVDLTSHTLR comes from the coding sequence ATGGAATTGCAACGTCACCACTGCTACGACCTCATTCACATCGGAATGCGTGAATTGCTAGAGGACCGTATGGGTTACTACTCGGCACTAAATTATCAACAAACCTTGTACGGAATGACCGGAAAGTCCAGTTGTTTAACCATGTCAGATGACGAACTCACCTCAACTTTAGAAGCATTAAAAAACGAAGGTTATCTCGTTGACTTGACGTCACATACATTGCGCTAA
- a CDS encoding YdcF family protein, which yields MSKHLYQHIEILWHYLQLHQQPEPADVILVLGSNDVRVAEHAEKLYHQGLAPRVLFSGGLGRFTQGVFQQTEAETFAALAKEAGVPEKAILLETQSTNSGENILFSHHLLAQQAQPIQRILLVQKPYMERRAYATFMKQWPDTIESVQVTSSGVSFFDYLTSELTSDFVIDAMLGDFERIRDYPALGFQIVQTIPESVTQAYQTLLSFKTRAEMC from the coding sequence ATGAGTAAGCACTTATATCAACATATTGAAATCCTGTGGCATTACTTACAGCTTCATCAGCAACCTGAACCAGCTGATGTGATTTTAGTATTGGGAAGCAATGATGTTCGTGTGGCAGAACATGCGGAAAAACTCTACCACCAAGGCTTGGCACCTCGTGTGCTGTTCTCTGGTGGGCTTGGCCGTTTTACCCAAGGCGTTTTCCAACAGACAGAAGCGGAAACCTTTGCCGCTTTAGCTAAAGAAGCAGGGGTGCCGGAAAAGGCCATTTTGCTTGAAACTCAATCAACCAACAGTGGTGAAAATATCCTTTTTAGCCATCACTTATTGGCCCAGCAGGCACAACCTATACAACGTATCCTATTGGTGCAAAAGCCTTATATGGAGCGGCGCGCCTATGCAACGTTCATGAAGCAATGGCCAGATACCATCGAAAGCGTGCAAGTCACCTCATCCGGTGTCAGTTTTTTTGACTATTTAACGTCCGAACTCACTAGCGATTTTGTTATCGATGCCATGCTGGGCGATTTTGAGCGTATTCGTGACTACCCAGCCTTAGGCTTTCAAATCGTTCAAACAATTCCTGAATCGGTGACTCAAGCGTATCAAACTCTACTATCATTTAAGACTCGCGCAGAGATGTGTTGA